TATCCCGCCACGTCAGGTACACGCGCAGATCAAACTCGACCTGGTGATACCCCGGCAGCATGTGCTCGCACAATTTATAGAACGCCTTGTTGTGATCCGATTCCTTGAAGTGCGCCAGTTCATGCACCACGATCATTTTCAGAAAGTCCGGCGCGGCGTCCTTGAACAACGAGGCGATACGAATCTCTTTCTTGGCCTTGAGCTTGCCGCCCTGCACCCGTGAAACCGTGGTGTGCAGACCCAGTGCACGGTGGGTCAGGTCGAGGCGGTTGTCGAACAGCACCTTGTCGATGGCCGGGGCGTTGCGCAGGTATTCCTGTTTCAGGTCCAGCGCGTAGCTGTACAGCGCTTTGTCGCTCTGCACATCGTGCGGCCCCGAATAGCGTTGATTCAGGTATTCACCCAGACGCTCTTCGGCGATCAGTTGGCGCACCTGGTCCTGCAATTGCGCGGGATAGGCCTGGAGGTACTTCAACACAGTCATGGACGGGCGACACGGTTCGAAAAAGGTGCGCCAGTGTAGCGAATTCAACCGGGCAGCGCGCTCCAGTCAAACGGTTCGGCGAAGCTGGCCGCATCCTCGGCGATCAATGGCCGCGCGACGAGGAAGCCCTGCACATATTCACAGCCGTGAGCTTGCAGCCACTGGTATTGCTCGATGGTTTCCACCCCTTCGGCAATCACCAGCAAACCGTATTGCTTGCACAGACTGATCACCGTGCTGACCAGTGAGGCGTCGCGTTTCGAGTCCGGCAATCGCGCAATGAGATGGCGATCAAGCTTGAGCGTATCGAGCTCCAGATCGCGCAAATGTGCCAGCGAACACGGCCCGGAGCCAAAATCGTCCAGCGCCACGCGCACACCGAGATTGCGCAGCAAACGCAACTGTTTGCGAGTCTCGTCGGGGTTTTGCATCAACGCTTCTTCAGTGACTTCGACCTCCAGTTGCCGAGGCTGCAAGGCATGTCGCTCCATGACTTGCCGCAACTCGGTGACCAGATTCGGCAGACTGAACTGGGTGTTGCTCAAACTCACACCGAGCACCAGATCTTCGGCAAACAGGGTTTCCCAGGCTTTGCGCTGGCCGGCGCCGCGATGATAAATCCAGCTGCCGAGACGACTGATCAGCCGCGCCTCTTCCAGCAGCGGCAGGAACAATCCCGGCGGAACATCACCGACACTTGGATGTTGCCAGCGCAGCAAAGCCTCAAAACCACGAATCTGGCCAGTGTCGATGGCCACTTGCGGCTGATACACCAAGTTGAAATCGCGATTCTCGATGGCGGCACGCACGCTCTCCTCGAGCATCAACCGCGAACGGGCCCGGCCGTTCATTTCATGATCATAGAAACGATATTGCTGACGCCCGGCGCGCTTGGCTTCGTACATGGCGATGTCCGATGCGCGCAGCAGTCCGTCGAGGTTGGAGCCGCAATCCGGATAAGTGGCGATGCCGATGCTGGCGCCGAGGGCGATGTCCAGCCCTTCGATCTGCTGACAGATCGACACCCGCTCAATGAGTTTCTCGGCAATCTTCGCCGCTTGCTCGGGGAATTCCAGATCGAGCAACGCGGTGAATTCGTCGCCGCCCATGCGCGCGAGAATGTCGAACGGCCGCAGACAGGCTTTCAATTGCTCGGAAACCCAACGCAACACCCGATCGCCGGCATCATGACCGAGTGAATCGTTGACCCGTTTGAAGCCATCAAGATCCAGATACAGCAACACCCAACTGCTATCACTGCGATCACCACGCAACAGCAAGTTTTCAACGGTCTGGTAAAAGCCGCGACGGTTGAGCAAACCGGTCAGTGGATCGGTGACCGCTTGAAATTCGAGCTGCTGGTGCAAGTGACGCACCACCGACATGTCCAGCACAGTCACCACCATTGCGTGCTGCTCGGCGGGCAACGCCGCGCAGGACAGCGCCACCGGCACCTGCTGGCCGGGCGCGGTGCGCAGCAACGCGTCGTGCAGTCTTAATGTTTCGCCACGCTTGTAGCTGGCATAAAACTCAGAATCGGCCCACAGCGGAATGTGCGGTTTCTGAAGAAAATCGAGAAACTCCTTACCTTCCAGCTCCTTCACCGGCGCATTCAGCAAACGCGAAATCGCCGGATTGGCAAAGCGGATCAAGCCGTCCTCGCCCACCACCAATATCCCCTCGGCAGCGTTATCCAGCACCGAGGCATTGAAGGCGCGCGCCACTTCCAGGTCATGACTCAGGCGCTGCAACGCGCGGCGATTACGCTGGTGCTCCAGCAACGCCTGCACCTTGGGCTTGAGAATCTGTGGGTCGAACGGTTTGAACAGGTAATCCACCGCGCCACTCGCGTAGCCCTTGATCACGGCGTCCTGGGATTGCTCGTTGGCAGTCAGAAAGATAATCGGCGTCAGGCGCGTGCGCTGGCTGCCGCGCATCAGCCGCGCGACTTCAAAGCCGTCCATGCCCGGCATCTGCACGTCCAGCAGCACCAGGTCGACGTCGTGGGAGAGCAGAATATTGAGCGCTTCGAAACCGGAGGCTGCGGTGAGGACGTGCCAATCCTGACGCTGCAGCAACGCGCGCATGCTGATCAGATTTTCAGGGTAATCATCAACGATCAAAAGGACAGAGCTGCCTTCACCTGGCGGGGGTTGCGCGCATTCCATGCTGCTTCTCTTGTCGGGACTTCAGGGCGATTCCGGTAAAACCGTACATACATCGAGCCTTCACTCTAGTCGTGGATCCGAAAAAGCAGAAGCTGTCATCAGGCCATCATTTAACCAAAGCGTGAGTTTGCCGACTAACGGTCACCGCTGAAGCCCCCGGAAACCGGCAGAGATGGCATTTCGACAGGATGTTGACGTCAATCATCTGCCAAACGGGCATTAACAAAAAATCCCTCTACGCTTATAAAGGCCGCCCCAAAACGTGCGGGCTAGAGCTTCTGGCACGTACGTGCAGTGAAACTTGAGTGGAAGAACCGACATGATCGATCTCGCAACCTGGAACCTCAGCGTTCCCGTTGGCAGCCCGCCATACACCGTCGAAACCTCCAAACTGGTGAACGGCTTCAAAGATCAGTACTTCCATTCCGACACCGGCACCTTGTTCTTCTGGTCACCGGTTACCGGGTCAAAAACCGAAAACGCCATCTACCCGCGCACCGAACTGCGTGAAACCTACAGCAACGGCACCCTGCGCAACTGGTATTACCCGGACGCCGACAACCTGCTGCGCGCGACCCTCACGGTGAACAAAGTGCCGAGTTCCGGCAAGATCGTCATTGGCCAGATCCACGCCTATGAAAGCCAGAAGCCGATGGTCAAACTTGAGTATCAGTACAAGACAAAAACCGAAACCGGCAACCTGGTGATCAAGGTGCGCATGCACCCGGATGACGACGAAAGCCGCGTCATCACCCTGGCTACCGGGATCAAGCTGGATCGCGAATTCAATTACCTCATCCACTTGAGCCCTGGCGGTGCGTTGGGTGTCAGTGCGGCGGGTTATCAGTGGGATTCACAGATCAGCGCGACTTGGCGCAACAAGCCGTTGTACTTCAAGGCTGGGGTTTATGTGCAGGACAATACCGGGTATACGAGTGAGGGCGGGCAAGTGACCTTCAGCAAGCTGGATATTGATCATGACAAGTAACGACCGCGCGAAAAATATGTTTAGTTTTTGAAATCATTAGATAAATGCAGGTGACGAAACAGACAACCTCTTCGCCACCTGATTTATTATTTACCCATAACAAAACTATAAAAATAACAACCTATCCCATTACGCAAGCCAAAACAGTTAGTGCTTTTCTCCTTTGAAGTTAAATTTCCCTTCAACCTTTACTCCCGGCTTCGTGAAAAGAAAGCTCCCCTCTGGATATTCGCCGGTTTTTTTCAAAATCAATTTTCCATCACGATAATCGACCTGTCCCTGATCCGGAAAATCCGTGCGAGCGAAAATTTTGTCTTGATTGAATACGATGTCGTACTCACCCACAGCCATCATCCGATCAAATCGCAACATCACGAAGTAGTGTCGACCAGATACTTGCCCGTGCGCTTTAAAATAAAACCAGTCATCATAAGTTTGTCTGTATGGTCGGCTGTCATAGGTAATCGGGCCGTTTCCAACGTCCAGTGTAACGTCTACCATTCCAAAATCATCCATCTTTGGATATTTGTCCAAATCTTCCGTTTTGATAGAGCCCATACATTATTCACTCCAAAAATCAATTGAAGCGCCACAGTAAGAAAACACTCCCCCCTTTCCAACTGTAACTTCTGACAGGTTGTTAGATCATTTGGAAATCAAAAACCATTTCAATAACGAATAACAGGTAGAAACAATCAAAAAAGCTATAAGCGCTGAATATTCGCTCTTATTACCACCGAGAGTACCTACACCGACGGTTGATTGATGACCGACAACGCCGACGCAAAAGGCAGCTGGCAAGGAGAAATAGACTGCTTGAGAAGTCATCCGACACTCAGTGCCATCCGCGCTCACGCGATGGCGGGCGGGCGGGCGCCATGCCTTGACCGGTTATCACTGGAAAGAGAAGCCTCTTCCCCAGTCAATTCACTGCGCTCAATCAAGCGCGGAGGCACCGCTTTACGGTGGGTTATTCGTTCAATTGAAGCGCTGGATGCTCGGTTGAGCCGCTTTTACATCCAGCCTTTAAACAGCGCTGTTTAGATCTGTCAGCAGTTACTTCCGGATGCCTACAACAGCTTGCGTCGTTGCCTACGGGTACGCCAGAATCCGCCGGCTTGTGCGCCTGGCGGGCCATCGGTAACTTGATTCGCGTCACTGATTTCCAGTGATCGGGTTTAGTAGCCCGTGGTTTCAAGCTTGGTGCACAAGCATCTGTCAGTCAGGTATTTCGATTCCTGCGCTTGATGGTAGCTGTGCGCAGGGCACCTTCGGGTGCGCCGGCTTGCTCGAAACCCCGGTCTACTAACCTGCGTACAGTTGCCTCCACTTTGATTAGTAGCCAGAGCGGGGGCACTCAAATCAGGTTTCGAGCAAATGATTAAATCAACGCCACACCCGCCGGTCACTGACCCGGCCTCCCCGTACGAATCCCTCAATTCCAAAAAACTCAACGACGCCGCCGAGCGCGCCCTCGACCATTACCTCAAACCGTCCGCCTTCATCATGGCCAGCACGCATAAACCCGAGCCCATGTACCTCGCCAACCCGAAGTACAACACCGAATCCCTGCTGGCCAACGCCAGCGAAACCCTGGGTTCAGCCAGTGAAATGCTCAACAACTTCGCCGCCATGCTCGACACCTCACACCGCAAGACCGCGCTAGGCATTGCGCAAGTCGTCATGCTCGGTGAATTGGCGGTAAATCAGGCATTGGATCATGTCGAACTAAAGGAATAACCCGCCCACAAAAAAACCCGCCTCATGGCGGGTTTCTTAAGCCAAATGGATTAAATGTTCCGCATACGCAACATCGACATCAAAATGTGACGGTAGCGCAACATGGATTACTCTCTTTTAATCACCCGTCTCGGCATTCAATTACGTGAAAAACGTATAAATCGTGGCCTGACGCAGGCTCAGCTTGCCGATCTGGCGGGACTGACGCGATACAAAGTCATCGCGGTGGAGAAAGGCACCCTTTCTGTCGGCATGATCGCTTACGCGCGGCTTTTAGCTGCGCTGGACTGCGAACTCTCGGCGGTTCCAGCAACGATGCCAACCCTTGAAGAACTTGGAGATTTATTCGAATGAAAATGTCCTCTCTTCAAGTCAGTACCCCTGAAGGTAATAGCGGGAGACTGTTCAGCGATACCGAGGATTTCACTTTCCGTTATCACGAAGATGCATCGCCACAAATGGCGATCAGCCTCTTGATGCCTGTACGGCATGACGAGTTTCGTCGGCGTGAGTTGCACCCTGTATTTCAGCCTCGCGGCGGGCTCCTGAATAGCAATAAGCGCAAAAGCGTAGCTAAACGTTGCTATCTCCCAATACAGGCTTACGCTTCAATCCCGACCCAATCGAGTCATTCAAGGCAACTGTACGTCCGACATCCCATTCACGTTGCATCCCCACAAACAATTCAGCATCCACTCGGGACCGATGAGCAGCCAGTGCCTGACTCATTGCCTCAGCTATCCGGTCGATGATCAATGCCGGCCTATCCACCGCGCAGTGTTTGCGACCGAACTCGATCAGTTGCTGGCGATCGGGATAGTCTTTGGTTTTATTCATTTTGATTGCCAGGGTCCGGTCAACCAGTGACCGCCTGGACTTCGGGTTGTAGTTTTCATAGACCGTGGTG
This region of Pseudomonas sp. R84 genomic DNA includes:
- a CDS encoding polysaccharide lyase family 7 protein — encoded protein: MIDLATWNLSVPVGSPPYTVETSKLVNGFKDQYFHSDTGTLFFWSPVTGSKTENAIYPRTELRETYSNGTLRNWYYPDADNLLRATLTVNKVPSSGKIVIGQIHAYESQKPMVKLEYQYKTKTETGNLVIKVRMHPDDDESRVITLATGIKLDREFNYLIHLSPGGALGVSAAGYQWDSQISATWRNKPLYFKAGVYVQDNTGYTSEGGQVTFSKLDIDHDK
- a CDS encoding helix-turn-helix domain-containing protein, whose amino-acid sequence is MDYSLLITRLGIQLREKRINRGLTQAQLADLAGLTRYKVIAVEKGTLSVGMIAYARLLAALDCELSAVPATMPTLEELGDLFE
- a CDS encoding M48 family metallopeptidase; its protein translation is MTVLKYLQAYPAQLQDQVRQLIAEERLGEYLNQRYSGPHDVQSDKALYSYALDLKQEYLRNAPAIDKVLFDNRLDLTHRALGLHTTVSRVQGGKLKAKKEIRIASLFKDAAPDFLKMIVVHELAHFKESDHNKAFYKLCEHMLPGYHQVEFDLRVYLTWRDMQA
- a CDS encoding DUF6124 family protein → MIKSTPHPPVTDPASPYESLNSKKLNDAAERALDHYLKPSAFIMASTHKPEPMYLANPKYNTESLLANASETLGSASEMLNNFAAMLDTSHRKTALGIAQVVMLGELAVNQALDHVELKE
- a CDS encoding EAL domain-containing protein, whose product is MECAQPPPGEGSSVLLIVDDYPENLISMRALLQRQDWHVLTAASGFEALNILLSHDVDLVLLDVQMPGMDGFEVARLMRGSQRTRLTPIIFLTANEQSQDAVIKGYASGAVDYLFKPFDPQILKPKVQALLEHQRNRRALQRLSHDLEVARAFNASVLDNAAEGILVVGEDGLIRFANPAISRLLNAPVKELEGKEFLDFLQKPHIPLWADSEFYASYKRGETLRLHDALLRTAPGQQVPVALSCAALPAEQHAMVVTVLDMSVVRHLHQQLEFQAVTDPLTGLLNRRGFYQTVENLLLRGDRSDSSWVLLYLDLDGFKRVNDSLGHDAGDRVLRWVSEQLKACLRPFDILARMGGDEFTALLDLEFPEQAAKIAEKLIERVSICQQIEGLDIALGASIGIATYPDCGSNLDGLLRASDIAMYEAKRAGRQQYRFYDHEMNGRARSRLMLEESVRAAIENRDFNLVYQPQVAIDTGQIRGFEALLRWQHPSVGDVPPGLFLPLLEEARLISRLGSWIYHRGAGQRKAWETLFAEDLVLGVSLSNTQFSLPNLVTELRQVMERHALQPRQLEVEVTEEALMQNPDETRKQLRLLRNLGVRVALDDFGSGPCSLAHLRDLELDTLKLDRHLIARLPDSKRDASLVSTVISLCKQYGLLVIAEGVETIEQYQWLQAHGCEYVQGFLVARPLIAEDAASFAEPFDWSALPG